In Pseudomonadota bacterium, the following are encoded in one genomic region:
- a CDS encoding integrase core domain-containing protein: RPSMGSVGDCFDNAMCESFFATLECELLDRSRFETQAEAKMALFAFIEGWYNPHRRHSSIAYLSPVTTRGGYVQHRTRNHRNARLESQAVNRPRNGGNSTARHP; this comes from the coding sequence CGACCCTCCATGGGTTCGGTTGGCGACTGCTTCGATAACGCCATGTGCGAAAGCTTCTTCGCCACGCTGGAATGCGAGCTGCTGGACCGCAGCCGCTTCGAGACCCAGGCCGAGGCCAAGATGGCCCTCTTCGCCTTCATCGAGGGCTGGTACAACCCGCATCGCCGGCACTCGTCCATCGCCTACTTGTCACCCGTCACTACGAGAGGAGGATATGTTCAACACCGAACCCGCAACCACCGCAATGCACGGCTTGAATCCCAAGCCGTAAATCGTCCACGGAACGGGGGGAACTCCACTGCTCGACATCCGTAG